One Mycoavidus sp. B2-EB genomic region harbors:
- the icd gene encoding NADP-dependent isocitrate dehydrogenase: protein MPYQHINVPSGDKIIVNADFSIHVPDQPIIPYIEGDGIGADITPVMIEVVDAAVRKAYGSKRKINWMEVFAGEKSTKIYGADVWLPTETLAAIKEYSVSIKGPLTTPIGGGIRSLNVALRQELDLYVCLRPVRYFNGVPSPLREPEKTNMVIFRENSEDIYAGIEWAADSEQAKKVIRFLQEEMGVTKIRFPHTSGIGIKPVSREGTERLVRKAIQYAIDNDRQSVTLVHKGNIMKYTEGAFRDWGYALAQKEFGAQLIDGGPWASLKNPKTGRDILLKDVIADAFLQQILLRPAEYDVIATLNLNGDYVSDALAAQVGGIGIAPGANLSDSVAMFEATHGTAPKYAGKDYVNPGSEILSAEMMLRHLGWFEAADIIISAMEKSILQKRVTYDFARLLEGATQVSCSGFGRVLIENMGQ from the coding sequence ATGCCATACCAACATATCAACGTTCCATCTGGCGACAAAATTATCGTCAATGCGGATTTCTCAATTCATGTTCCTGATCAACCGATCATTCCTTACATTGAAGGGGATGGGATTGGCGCCGACATTACGCCGGTTATGATCGAAGTGGTTGATGCAGCAGTTCGTAAAGCTTATGGCAGTAAAAGAAAGATTAATTGGATGGAAGTCTTTGCAGGTGAAAAATCAACCAAAATCTATGGGGCGGATGTTTGGCTGCCGACAGAGACATTGGCCGCCATAAAAGAATATAGTGTTTCGATCAAAGGGCCGTTGACGACGCCGATCGGAGGCGGTATCCGTTCTCTGAATGTGGCGCTACGTCAGGAGCTTGATTTGTACGTTTGTTTGCGTCCGGTGCGCTATTTTAACGGAGTGCCTTCACCGTTGCGCGAACCAGAAAAGACCAATATGGTGATTTTTCGAGAAAATTCAGAAGATATTTATGCGGGCATTGAATGGGCTGCGGATTCTGAGCAAGCGAAAAAGGTCATTCGGTTTTTACAAGAGGAAATGGGTGTAACGAAAATTCGCTTTCCACATACCTCCGGAATTGGCATCAAGCCAGTGTCCCGCGAGGGGACTGAGCGGCTGGTGCGTAAAGCGATCCAATATGCAATCGATAACGATCGTCAATCAGTAACATTGGTGCATAAAGGCAATATCATGAAATATACCGAAGGGGCATTTCGTGACTGGGGTTATGCGTTGGCGCAGAAAGAATTTGGCGCGCAGTTGATTGATGGTGGTCCCTGGGCCAGCTTAAAAAATCCTAAAACAGGTCGTGACATCCTTCTTAAAGATGTGATTGCGGATGCATTTTTACAACAAATTTTGTTGCGCCCGGCTGAATATGATGTGATTGCGACGCTGAATCTGAATGGAGATTATGTTTCGGATGCACTGGCTGCCCAAGTGGGCGGAATTGGCATTGCGCCTGGCGCGAACTTATCCGATTCGGTGGCTATGTTTGAGGCTACGCATGGCACCGCACCTAAATATGCGGGTAAAGACTATGTGAATCCAGGCTCAGAGATTCTTTCCGCTGAGATGATGCTGCGCCACCTTGGCTGGTTTGAGGCCGCTGATATTATTATTTCAGCAATGGAAAAGTCGATTCTGCAAAAGCGTGTCACGTATGATTTTGCGCGCTTGCTTGAAGGGGCGACGCAAGTTTCTTGCTCAGGTTTTGGTCGAGTTTTAATTGAGAATATGGGACAGTAG
- a CDS encoding DUF192 domain-containing protein: protein MHFLSRPLFLAALTTLALALVSISGLALFPRLAHAQLSALKQHGKLPITTLTIGLYSVQAEVASREADRQQGLMHRTSLGPNDGMLFIFDENAQHCFWMKNTPLALSIAFINESGIITDITEMKPETTQNHCPQHAGRYALEMNQGWFAAKGIKPGMAMGGLPLWQETSR, encoded by the coding sequence GTGCACTTTTTGTCACGCCCTTTATTTCTGGCTGCGCTCACTACACTGGCGCTCGCTCTCGTAAGTATCAGCGGCCTGGCGCTGTTTCCTAGGCTCGCGCACGCTCAGCTCAGCGCACTCAAACAGCACGGTAAACTCCCCATCACAACACTCACAATCGGCTTATATTCGGTGCAGGCTGAGGTTGCGAGTCGAGAGGCTGACCGCCAACAAGGTTTAATGCATCGCACAAGCCTTGGGCCTAATGATGGGATGCTCTTTATCTTTGATGAAAACGCGCAGCATTGCTTCTGGATGAAAAATACCCCGCTCGCTCTCTCGATTGCCTTTATTAATGAGTCTGGCATCATCACGGATATTACTGAAATGAAGCCAGAAACCACACAAAACCACTGCCCGCAACACGCTGGCCGCTATGCCCTTGAGATGAATCAGGGATGGTTTGCCGCAAAAGGAATCAAGCCTGGCATGGCTATGGGTGGCTTGCCATTATGGCAAGAAACTTCTCGCTAA
- a CDS encoding superoxide dismutase, giving the protein MEHTLPALPYARNALVPHMSEETLEFHYGKHHQTYVTNLNNLIKGTEFENLSLEEIIKKSSGPIFNNAAQIWNHTFFWHSLSPQGGGQPAGALAEAIDRQWGSYAQFKEAFTKVAIGTFGSGWAWLVKKADGALDIVSTSNAVTPLTTGAKPLLTLDVWEHAYYIDYRNARPKFIDAFWQIVNWNFAANNFAA; this is encoded by the coding sequence ATGGAACACACTCTTCCTGCTCTGCCCTATGCAAGAAATGCCCTGGTACCGCATATGTCAGAAGAAACGCTTGAATTTCACTATGGCAAGCACCATCAAACTTATGTTACGAACCTCAATAACTTGATTAAGGGCACAGAATTTGAAAACCTGTCGCTTGAAGAGATTATCAAAAAGTCTTCTGGCCCGATTTTTAATAATGCTGCGCAAATCTGGAATCATACGTTTTTCTGGCACAGTTTATCGCCACAAGGAGGCGGGCAGCCAGCAGGGGCGCTGGCTGAAGCGATTGATCGCCAATGGGGTAGCTATGCGCAATTTAAAGAAGCTTTCACCAAGGTTGCAATCGGCACTTTTGGTTCTGGTTGGGCCTGGCTGGTTAAAAAGGCGGATGGTGCGCTCGATATCGTCTCCACGAGTAATGCCGTGACACCGTTGACAACAGGCGCAAAGCCGCTGTTGACACTGGATGTTTGGGAGCATGCCTATTACATCGACTATCGCAATGCGCGGCCAAAATTTATAGATGCATTTTGGCAAATCGTGAATTGGAATTTTGCGGCGAACAACTTCGCGGCTTAA
- the xseA gene encoding exodeoxyribonuclease VII large subunit: MEIKANWPIASNSETVVSVSALNYAISTTLERTFPLIWVAGEVSNFTCAASGHWYFSLKDSTAQIRCVMFRTRAQAMQFVPANGDRIDVRAVVTIYEPRGEVQLKLEYIRRTGQGQLYEAFLRLKQKLESEGLFAPARKRALPAYPRVVGIVTSLQAVALQDVLTTLRRRAPHLSVVVYPAPVQGVEAAGKLAEMIECANRRAEVELLIICRGGGSLEDLWAFNEEKLARAVAASHLPVVSGVGHETDFTMVDFVADLRAPTPTGAAELVSPAYEMLVRALEQSQQQLRRACTRLMERHAQQLDGLARGLLSPAERLMRQKIQLQQHATSLTTVFTRLYERRGATLREAAAKLDLLSPQRTLERGYAAVLNPVNQQALRSPAVLAVTPRIVVHLAQGSAEVELAQVQVRSQTEF; the protein is encoded by the coding sequence ATGGAAATAAAAGCTAATTGGCCCATAGCGAGTAACAGCGAGACGGTTGTTTCAGTGTCAGCTTTAAATTACGCGATCAGTACAACCCTTGAGCGGACTTTCCCGCTCATCTGGGTTGCCGGTGAGGTATCGAACTTTACTTGCGCCGCAAGCGGTCATTGGTATTTCTCTTTGAAAGATAGCACTGCCCAGATACGTTGTGTGATGTTTCGCACGCGCGCGCAGGCCATGCAGTTTGTGCCGGCGAATGGCGATCGAATTGACGTGCGCGCGGTGGTCACAATCTATGAGCCAAGAGGTGAAGTTCAATTAAAGCTTGAATATATTCGCCGTACGGGACAAGGGCAGCTGTATGAAGCTTTTTTGCGGCTTAAGCAAAAGCTCGAAAGCGAAGGGTTATTTGCGCCAGCAAGAAAACGTGCATTGCCGGCTTACCCGCGTGTTGTCGGTATCGTGACCTCGCTGCAAGCGGTGGCGTTGCAAGATGTTTTAACCACGCTCAGGCGCCGCGCACCCCATCTCTCCGTGGTTGTATATCCAGCACCCGTGCAGGGTGTCGAGGCAGCGGGCAAGCTGGCGGAAATGATCGAATGCGCGAATCGGCGCGCTGAGGTTGAGCTTCTGATCATTTGCCGCGGTGGCGGTTCGTTGGAAGATCTGTGGGCCTTTAATGAAGAAAAATTAGCGCGCGCGGTAGCGGCTAGCCACTTGCCGGTGGTCAGCGGAGTGGGGCATGAAACGGATTTCACGATGGTCGATTTTGTAGCGGATTTACGCGCGCCGACGCCAACTGGGGCGGCTGAGTTAGTGAGTCCGGCTTATGAAATGTTGGTGCGCGCGCTTGAGCAATCTCAGCAACAACTTAGACGAGCGTGTACGCGTTTAATGGAGCGTCATGCACAGCAGCTAGACGGGTTGGCACGCGGCTTATTAAGCCCCGCCGAGCGCTTAATGCGACAGAAAATTCAATTACAGCAACACGCTACAAGCCTAACTACGGTATTTACACGGTTATATGAACGCCGCGGTGCAACGCTACGTGAAGCGGCAGCCAAGCTTGATCTGTTAAGCCCGCAGCGCACGCTTGAGCGGGGTTATGCGGCGGTATTGAACCCCGTCAATCAGCAAGCGCTACGCTCACCGGCTGTGTTAGCGGTAACGCCTCGAATTGTGGTTCATTTGGCGCAGGGGAGCGCGGAGGTCGAGCTGGCTCAGGTGCAGGTGCGCTCACAGACGGAGTTCTGA
- the lpxK gene encoding tetraacyldisaccharide 4'-kinase, whose amino-acid sequence MFKPWKLHLEHFLSREWQRRGVFAWGLLPFSLVFGLVTALRYASFAFGLRRVESVSVPVIIVGNVTVGGTGKTPTVIALIEGLRQAGFCPGVISRGYGAQIKAPRAVTAQSAATAVGDEPLLIAQRTGAPVWVCPNRVAAARALCAQHPDVDLIISDDGLQHYRLARAVELVVFDDRLGGNGLLLPAGPLREPLWRRRDATLINCPAPYTLPNWPNTFALKLTASTAWHLEHPAVRRPLSQFIGKRILAAAGIGAPERFFSTLRAQGLTLMATRALPDHFAYATHPFIDTCAEIILITEKDAVKCQDWRDARLWVVPAETTLDAHLLTLITEKVRGHSLT is encoded by the coding sequence ATGTTCAAACCCTGGAAGTTGCATCTCGAACATTTTTTATCGCGTGAATGGCAACGTCGGGGCGTATTTGCGTGGGGCCTGCTACCTTTCTCTCTGGTGTTCGGCCTAGTCACAGCATTGCGCTATGCCAGTTTTGCTTTTGGCTTGCGCCGAGTTGAGTCTGTTTCAGTGCCCGTTATTATCGTTGGCAATGTGACTGTCGGCGGTACCGGCAAAACACCGACTGTCATTGCTTTGATCGAAGGATTGCGCCAGGCAGGATTTTGTCCTGGCGTTATTTCAAGAGGCTATGGCGCGCAGATTAAAGCGCCCCGCGCAGTCACTGCGCAATCCGCCGCCACTGCAGTTGGCGATGAACCCCTTTTAATTGCACAGCGCACCGGTGCGCCGGTTTGGGTTTGCCCCAATAGGGTCGCCGCGGCGCGCGCGCTCTGCGCACAGCACCCAGACGTAGATCTTATTATCAGTGATGATGGTTTACAACACTATCGGCTAGCGCGCGCAGTCGAATTGGTGGTTTTCGATGATCGGCTTGGCGGGAATGGGTTACTCCTGCCCGCGGGTCCATTGCGTGAACCGCTCTGGCGTCGACGCGACGCAACTTTGATTAACTGCCCGGCCCCTTATACGCTACCAAATTGGCCAAATACTTTTGCCTTAAAGCTAACCGCCAGCACCGCTTGGCATTTAGAGCATCCTGCGGTGCGCCGTCCATTAAGCCAATTTATTGGCAAACGCATCCTGGCTGCTGCGGGCATCGGCGCGCCTGAACGTTTCTTTTCAACTTTGCGCGCACAAGGTCTAACTTTAATGGCGACACGTGCGCTACCTGATCATTTCGCGTATGCAACCCATCCGTTTATCGATACCTGCGCTGAAATCATTCTAATTACCGAAAAGGATGCAGTAAAATGTCAGGATTGGCGTGATGCTCGACTCTGGGTTGTACCCGCTGAGACTACGCTTGATGCGCACCTACTGACCCTTATTACAGAGAAAGTCCGTGGACACTCGCTTACTTGA
- a CDS encoding Trm112 family protein — protein sequence MDTRLLEILVCPLCKGALTHDRTADELICQVDKLAYPIQDGIPVLLVERARQTVAGKLLEPADGKPE from the coding sequence GTGGACACTCGCTTACTTGAAATTTTGGTGTGCCCTTTGTGCAAAGGCGCATTGACTCATGATCGCACTGCAGATGAATTAATTTGCCAGGTCGATAAGCTCGCTTATCCAATTCAAGACGGCATTCCCGTGCTGTTGGTTGAGCGCGCGCGCCAAACCGTCGCAGGCAAATTGCTGGAGCCGGCCGACGGCAAACCAGAATAA
- the kdsB gene encoding 3-deoxy-manno-octulosonate cytidylyltransferase, with amino-acid sequence MCDHPASSALNAPAPPPFIAVIPARLASSRLPGKTLLEIDGQPMVVHVAQRARAAGAQHVIIATDAQAIMDAAHQYGFAAVLTRQTHLSGTDRLAEVVEQFGWSDDTIVVNAQGDEPLLEPKLIQSVVAHLAQQKACAIATAAYPITAAAEIFDPNVVKTVLDKNGHALYFSRAPIPWARDAYPPWPNLPTLPAPPCTVYRHIGLYAYRAAFLRRFPDLAAAPLEETEALEQLRALWHGERIAVLITKQIPVAGVDVPADLARVRQHFEALAQGRRSEKT; translated from the coding sequence ATGTGTGATCATCCTGCTTCTAGCGCACTTAATGCGCCCGCCCCTCCGCCTTTTATCGCTGTGATCCCAGCCCGCCTGGCTTCATCTCGCTTGCCAGGCAAAACGTTGTTGGAGATTGATGGACAACCTATGGTGGTGCATGTGGCACAGCGCGCACGCGCAGCCGGGGCGCAGCACGTCATTATCGCAACCGATGCGCAAGCCATTATGGACGCTGCACATCAATATGGCTTTGCGGCCGTACTCACGCGCCAAACGCATCTATCTGGCACGGATCGGCTCGCTGAAGTGGTTGAGCAGTTTGGTTGGAGTGACGATACAATCGTGGTCAATGCGCAAGGCGACGAGCCGCTATTAGAGCCTAAATTGATCCAAAGCGTCGTCGCCCATCTAGCCCAGCAAAAAGCGTGCGCAATCGCCACCGCAGCATATCCAATCACGGCAGCCGCCGAGATCTTTGACCCGAATGTGGTAAAAACGGTACTCGATAAAAATGGCCACGCCCTGTATTTCTCGCGCGCGCCGATTCCATGGGCGCGCGATGCGTACCCGCCCTGGCCTAATCTGCCAACCCTGCCCGCCCCACCCTGCACCGTATATCGACATATCGGTTTATATGCATACCGCGCCGCCTTTTTGCGCCGCTTTCCAGATTTAGCTGCGGCGCCGCTTGAGGAAACCGAGGCCCTGGAACAGTTACGCGCACTTTGGCATGGTGAACGTATCGCGGTACTGATTACCAAACAAATCCCCGTAGCAGGCGTCGATGTGCCGGCCGATCTGGCACGCGTACGCCAGCACTTTGAAGCGCTGGCCCAAGGCCGGCGCTCGGAAAAAACATAA
- the adk gene encoding adenylate kinase, with the protein MRLILLGPPGAGKGTQANFIREKFGIPQISTGDMLRSAINTGAPLGLKARTFMDAGELVPDELIISLVKERLQQPDCANGYLFDGFPRTLPQADALRQAGVALDYVIEIDVPFDEVILRISGRRVHPASGRSYHIQFHPPKVKDRDDMTGEALIQRKDDEEETVRKRLAVYQEQTKPLVDYYANWANQGSADGNRDTTTPARYRRISGQGSVDEIRQRIFDALQ; encoded by the coding sequence ATGCGTTTGATCCTGCTCGGCCCCCCTGGCGCAGGCAAGGGTACCCAGGCAAACTTTATCCGAGAAAAATTTGGCATCCCGCAAATTTCGACCGGCGATATGCTGCGTTCCGCAATCAATACGGGAGCTCCGCTCGGTCTCAAAGCGCGCACCTTCATGGACGCTGGGGAGCTGGTGCCAGATGAATTAATTATTAGTTTGGTCAAAGAGCGCTTACAGCAGCCCGACTGCGCAAACGGCTATCTGTTTGACGGTTTTCCACGCACCTTGCCCCAAGCGGATGCACTGCGGCAGGCTGGCGTGGCGCTTGACTATGTGATAGAAATTGATGTCCCGTTTGATGAAGTGATCTTGCGCATCAGCGGCCGGCGGGTACATCCCGCTTCAGGCCGGAGCTACCATATCCAATTTCACCCGCCCAAAGTCAAAGACCGAGACGATATGACTGGCGAGGCGCTGATTCAGCGCAAAGATGACGAAGAAGAAACCGTACGCAAACGACTTGCTGTCTATCAAGAGCAAACCAAGCCGTTAGTTGATTACTACGCAAATTGGGCAAACCAAGGCAGCGCAGACGGCAACCGCGATACGACTACGCCCGCCCGCTATCGGCGCATTAGCGGACAGGGGAGCGTCGACGAAATTCGCCAGCGCATCTTTGATGCTCTGCAATAA
- the murJ gene encoding murein biosynthesis integral membrane protein MurJ has translation MNLLKTLFTVSGFTLLSRITGLVREMLFARAFGTSLYTDAFNIAFRIPNLLRRLWAEGAFSQAFVPILGEFKNQHGQVSTKALVDASATVLAWILVLLSVAGVSGASWVIWGVATGLQADAQAFSSAVFMTRVMFPYIALVSLASLASGVLNTYRHFALPAAAPVLLNLSFIIASLWVAPYLDTPIYALAFAVIAGGVLQLAVQLPALAKLGMLPKISARPFKAFAHPGVKRVLAKMVPATFAVSVAQLSLIINTNIASRLTAGSVSWLSYADRLMEFPSALLGVALGTILLPSLAQAHAEANAAEYSGLLDWGLRLTFLLAAPSAIALLIYAEPLIATLYHYGRFSALDVAMVSHALSAYGIGLVGLILVKILAPGFYAKQDIKTPVKIALAVLAITQLCNYIFVPFFAHMGLSLSIGIGACINALLLFVGLYKKGIYQPSPGWRRFFVQLTFACSVLAMVLWAFRQHFDWLELGASPIIRMLLLAASLLLAAAVYFATLWLLGFKYAWFKRQTR, from the coding sequence ATGAATCTACTTAAAACGCTTTTCACGGTGAGCGGATTTACTCTGCTATCGAGGATCACTGGCCTAGTTCGTGAGATGCTGTTCGCCCGCGCATTTGGGACTAGCCTATATACCGATGCCTTTAATATTGCTTTCAGAATTCCGAACTTACTGCGCCGTTTATGGGCCGAAGGGGCATTCTCGCAAGCCTTTGTGCCGATCTTAGGCGAATTCAAAAATCAACATGGCCAGGTGTCGACGAAAGCGCTGGTCGATGCAAGCGCTACGGTATTGGCATGGATCCTTGTGCTGTTGTCAGTCGCAGGGGTGAGTGGCGCTTCATGGGTTATTTGGGGGGTCGCCACGGGGTTGCAAGCGGATGCTCAGGCTTTTTCCTCCGCGGTGTTTATGACGCGCGTTATGTTTCCTTATATTGCGTTGGTCTCGCTCGCCTCGTTGGCTTCAGGTGTATTGAATACCTACCGTCATTTTGCGCTGCCCGCAGCGGCCCCGGTTTTGCTTAATTTGAGCTTTATCATTGCATCCTTGTGGGTTGCCCCCTATTTAGACACCCCGATTTACGCGTTGGCTTTTGCCGTAATCGCCGGGGGGGTGTTGCAGCTTGCCGTGCAATTGCCTGCGCTGGCAAAGCTTGGCATGTTGCCCAAAATCAGTGCTCGTCCGTTTAAGGCGTTTGCCCATCCTGGTGTTAAGCGAGTCTTGGCGAAGATGGTGCCGGCTACTTTCGCGGTATCGGTGGCGCAACTGAGCCTGATTATTAATACCAATATTGCATCAAGACTCACGGCTGGCAGCGTATCGTGGTTGTCGTATGCGGATCGTTTAATGGAGTTTCCTAGCGCGTTGTTAGGGGTTGCGCTCGGTACTATTTTGTTGCCAAGTTTGGCGCAAGCCCATGCAGAAGCGAATGCGGCTGAATATTCGGGGTTGCTTGACTGGGGCTTAAGGCTGACATTTTTGCTCGCAGCACCTAGCGCCATCGCGCTGTTGATTTATGCTGAGCCGCTGATTGCAACCTTATATCATTACGGTCGTTTTAGTGCGCTTGATGTGGCGATGGTGAGCCATGCGTTAAGTGCCTATGGGATTGGTTTGGTCGGGCTCATTTTAGTTAAAATTCTCGCCCCAGGTTTTTATGCAAAACAGGATATCAAAACGCCGGTCAAAATTGCCTTGGCGGTGTTAGCCATAACGCAACTGTGTAATTACATTTTTGTGCCGTTTTTTGCCCACATGGGGCTATCTTTGTCGATTGGGATTGGCGCTTGCATTAATGCGCTTTTGCTTTTTGTCGGTTTATATAAAAAAGGTATTTATCAGCCATCGCCGGGTTGGAGGCGCTTTTTTGTGCAGCTTACTTTTGCCTGCTCCGTATTGGCGATGGTGCTGTGGGCGTTCCGCCAGCATTTCGACTGGCTTGAGCTTGGCGCGTCGCCCATCATCAGAATGCTGCTGCTGGCCGCTAGTTTGTTGCTTGCGGCCGCCGTTTATTTTGCGACATTGTGGTTGTTAGGATTCAAATATGCTTGGTTTAAGCGCCAGACGCGGTGA
- the rpsT gene encoding 30S ribosomal protein S20, protein MANSAQARKRARQAAKANAHNSALRSKFRTAIKAVRKAIAAGDVAQANEVFKQSAKTLDVIADKKLVHKNKTARHKSRLAAAVKSLSVPAVAAE, encoded by the coding sequence ATGGCTAACTCCGCACAAGCTCGCAAGCGTGCTCGCCAAGCCGCTAAGGCGAATGCGCATAACTCGGCGCTACGCTCAAAATTTCGTACAGCGATTAAAGCTGTTCGTAAGGCGATTGCCGCCGGCGACGTAGCACAAGCGAATGAAGTATTTAAACAATCTGCAAAAACTCTTGATGTTATTGCCGACAAAAAACTCGTGCATAAAAACAAAACGGCTCGTCACAAAAGCCGTCTTGCTGCCGCAGTAAAAAGCTTATCCGTACCCGCGGTTGCTGCTGAATAA
- a CDS encoding DUF3579 domain-containing protein has product MTKALPSEYFIQGVTESGQRFRPSDWPERLCGVMSSFGPGASGPNARLKYSFYVRPVMVGDLKCVAVDERLRTLEPAAFDFVMNFAKDNQLIVTQACSLPDFPV; this is encoded by the coding sequence ATGACCAAAGCTTTACCGAGCGAATATTTTATCCAGGGCGTAACCGAAAGCGGGCAGAGGTTTCGGCCGAGTGATTGGCCGGAACGTTTATGCGGGGTGATGTCGTCATTTGGGCCAGGCGCAAGCGGGCCGAACGCGCGGCTTAAATATTCTTTCTATGTGCGGCCGGTTATGGTGGGCGATTTAAAATGCGTAGCTGTGGATGAACGGCTACGCACGCTTGAACCGGCAGCATTCGACTTCGTCATGAATTTTGCAAAGGATAATCAACTTATTGTGACGCAAGCGTGTTCGTTACCCGATTTTCCCGTATAA
- the argF gene encoding ornithine carbamoyltransferase, translating into MNSKKIRHYLQFKDFSHDEYIYVLERARYLKQKFKNYETYHPLHDCTLAMIFEKNSTRTRLSFEAGIHQLGGHAVFMSTKDTQLGRGEPIEDAAQVISRMVDIIMIRTFGQDVLQRFADHSRVPVINGLTNEYHPCQVLADIFTYYERRTPISGKTVAWIGDANNMAYTWAEAAQILGFKLHISTPPGYPFERARLSPEALHWIEEYEDPRAACAGADLVTTDVWTSMGFEAENEARQRAFANWCVNAEMMAQAHPDALFMHCLPAHRGEEVTAEVIDGPQSVVWEEAENRLHVQKALMEFLLLGRIGH; encoded by the coding sequence ATGAACTCGAAAAAAATTCGTCATTACCTGCAATTTAAAGATTTTTCGCACGATGAATACATTTACGTGCTTGAACGCGCCCGCTATTTGAAACAAAAATTCAAAAATTACGAAACCTACCATCCGTTGCATGATTGCACGCTGGCAATGATTTTTGAAAAAAATTCGACTCGTACCCGACTTTCATTTGAAGCCGGCATTCATCAGTTAGGCGGTCATGCGGTCTTTATGAGCACGAAAGACACCCAATTAGGCCGTGGCGAACCCATTGAAGATGCCGCTCAGGTTATTTCGCGGATGGTAGATATCATCATGATCCGCACTTTCGGCCAGGATGTGTTACAACGTTTTGCCGATCACTCGCGGGTACCCGTCATTAACGGATTGACCAACGAATACCATCCATGTCAGGTTTTAGCTGACATTTTTACTTATTATGAACGGCGCACACCGATTTCCGGCAAAACCGTGGCATGGATTGGCGATGCCAATAATATGGCTTATACCTGGGCTGAAGCAGCTCAAATTCTTGGTTTTAAACTCCATATTTCTACCCCACCGGGCTACCCATTTGAGCGCGCGCGCCTGAGCCCCGAGGCACTGCATTGGATTGAAGAATATGAGGATCCACGCGCGGCCTGTGCAGGGGCTGATCTAGTGACTACGGACGTTTGGACCAGCATGGGTTTTGAGGCAGAAAATGAAGCCCGCCAACGTGCATTCGCCAACTGGTGCGTGAATGCAGAGATGATGGCACAGGCTCACCCAGATGCGCTTTTTATGCATTGCCTACCCGCCCATCGCGGTGAGGAAGTCACCGCTGAAGTGATTGACGGCCCGCAAAGTGTGGTTTGGGAAGAAGCGGAAAATCGCCTGCACGTGCAAAAGGCTTTGATGGAATTTCTCTTACTCGGCCGTATTGGCCATTAA